Proteins encoded by one window of Polaribacter haliotis:
- a CDS encoding RNA-binding domain-containing protein, which produces METTLDTLLSLSTENEVVEFKEAKNQIDKDKLGKYFSALGNEANLSNNSCAWLLLGVNNNKKIIGTNISDTQLNEYKQEIAKHTSPTTNFINTHRVTKNGLEVIMLQIPIAPKGIPLSWKGHCYGRDGESLGALSSDEYDRIKNQNKTEDWSAQIIKEASILDLSQEAITQARLRYTQKNPNLEEDIKHWSDTVFLNKAKLTIKGAITNATIILLGKPESEHFINPATSKITWILKGSDNIEKDYEHFTCPLLLNIQQVYGKIRNLKYRYLTDGTLFPEEVDQYDSYIIREGLNNSIVHQDYTLGGKILVVENENATLTFANAGSFIPQSIETVIKADAPESKYRNKFLADAMVNLNMIDTIGSGIKKMYLIQRKKYFPLPDYDLTNNKVKVTITGKIVDVNYARKIAQMPNLSLEEIMLLDKVAKNKILSAEEIKTLKTKKLIEGRKPNFYISSKVASATNQKGDYIKMRGFKDEHYKKMILEYLDKYKSASKEDIDKLILDILPNVLDINKKKNKLRNIIYSMSKKDNSINNIGTNRKPIWIKV; this is translated from the coding sequence ATGGAAACAACTTTAGATACATTGTTAAGTTTATCTACCGAAAATGAAGTAGTAGAATTTAAAGAAGCTAAAAACCAAATTGATAAAGATAAATTAGGTAAATATTTTTCTGCTCTAGGAAATGAAGCAAATTTATCTAATAATTCTTGTGCTTGGTTATTGTTGGGTGTAAATAATAATAAAAAAATTATAGGTACAAATATTTCAGACACTCAATTAAATGAGTACAAGCAAGAAATTGCAAAACATACGTCACCCACAACCAATTTTATAAACACACATAGGGTAACTAAAAATGGTTTAGAGGTAATAATGTTACAAATACCTATCGCACCCAAAGGAATTCCTTTATCTTGGAAAGGGCATTGTTATGGTAGAGACGGTGAAAGTTTAGGAGCATTATCATCTGACGAATATGATAGAATTAAAAATCAAAATAAAACAGAAGATTGGAGTGCTCAAATAATTAAAGAAGCTTCAATTTTAGATTTGTCTCAAGAAGCTATTACCCAAGCTCGTTTAAGATATACTCAAAAGAACCCTAATTTAGAAGAAGATATTAAACATTGGTCAGATACTGTTTTCTTAAATAAAGCAAAACTTACTATAAAAGGTGCAATTACAAATGCTACAATAATTTTACTGGGTAAACCTGAATCAGAACATTTTATAAATCCTGCAACTTCTAAAATTACTTGGATACTTAAAGGCAGTGATAATATTGAAAAAGATTACGAACATTTTACTTGTCCTTTACTTTTAAATATTCAACAAGTTTATGGTAAAATACGAAACTTAAAGTATCGTTATCTTACAGATGGCACTTTGTTTCCAGAAGAAGTAGACCAATACGATTCTTACATCATTCGCGAAGGTTTAAACAATTCTATTGTGCATCAAGATTATACATTGGGTGGTAAAATATTGGTGGTAGAAAACGAAAATGCAACCTTAACTTTTGCTAATGCTGGTAGTTTTATTCCGCAAAGTATTGAAACCGTAATTAAAGCAGATGCACCAGAATCTAAATACCGTAATAAATTTTTAGCAGATGCTATGGTCAACTTAAATATGATTGATACCATAGGGAGTGGTATAAAAAAGATGTATCTAATTCAGCGTAAAAAATATTTCCCTTTACCAGATTACGATTTAACTAATAACAAAGTAAAAGTTACCATTACAGGTAAAATTGTTGATGTAAATTATGCTCGTAAAATAGCCCAAATGCCAAATTTATCTTTAGAAGAAATTATGCTTTTAGATAAGGTCGCTAAAAATAAAATATTAAGTGCAGAGGAAATAAAAACCCTTAAAACAAAGAAACTTATTGAAGGCAGAAAACCTAATTTTTATATATCATCTAAAGTGGCATCAGCAACTAATCAAAAAGGAGATTATATAAAAATGAGAGGCTTTAAAGATGAACATTATAAAAAAATGATTTTAGAATATTTAGATAAATATAAAAGTGCATCAAAAGAAGATATTGATAAACTCATTTTAGATATACTACCTAATGTTTTAGATATTAATAAAAAGAAGAATAAATTAAGAAATATTATCTATTCGATGTCTAAAAAAGATAATAGCATCAATAATATAGGAACAAATAGAAAACCTATTTGGATAAAAGTTTAA
- a CDS encoding DEAD/DEAH box helicase, producing MPDIVHVKYQQTGKSKSTNEYGMREMQQKAFEARTAQYLLIKAPPASGKSRALMFIGLDKLINQDIKKVIVAVPERSIGSSFAKTELKKFGFFADWEPNPRYNLCTPGIEKSKVTAFLNFLESDEKILICTHATLRFAFDAIDEKQLNDCLLAIDEFHHVSVDGDNKLGLVLSSVMEKSTAHVVAMTGSFFRGDSVPILLPEDEAKFTKVKYDYYQQLNGYNYLKSLGIGYHFYQGKYTSAIHEILDENKKTIIHIPSVNSGESEKDKYEEVNRIVDGLGELDYQDPDTGVLYVISNATGKTLKIADLVHDNQKDRDKIQEYLRNVTSVDDIDIIIALGMAKEGFDWPYCEHALTVGYRGSLTEIIQIIGRATRDSENKSHSQFTNLIAQPDAEDDLVKLSVNNMLKAITASLLMEQVLAPNFKFKPKFPDEDDDNSEDDDDTIKINGFKLPSSQRAKDIIESDINDLKAKIMQDDTMLKAMPGNVDPEVINKVLIPKIIKETYPDLSDEEVESVRQHVVVDSVVKNGTIEEVGDKRFIRMADSFVNIDDINIDLIDTINPFQKAFEILSKSVTASVFKAIQETIDATRITMTDEEAIILWPKIKNWIAKTGEQPSIQSFDPQERRLAEAIIFLKEQKRKAQANE from the coding sequence ATGCCAGATATAGTACACGTAAAATACCAACAAACAGGAAAAAGTAAAAGTACCAATGAGTATGGTATGAGAGAAATGCAACAAAAAGCATTTGAGGCTCGTACTGCTCAATATTTATTAATTAAAGCACCGCCAGCTTCTGGTAAATCTCGTGCATTAATGTTTATTGGTTTAGATAAATTAATAAATCAAGATATAAAGAAAGTAATTGTAGCAGTTCCAGAACGGTCTATTGGTAGTTCATTTGCTAAAACAGAATTAAAGAAGTTTGGTTTTTTTGCAGATTGGGAACCTAATCCAAGATATAATTTATGTACGCCTGGTATAGAAAAAAGCAAAGTAACTGCATTTCTGAATTTTTTAGAAAGTGACGAAAAAATACTAATTTGTACACACGCTACATTGCGTTTTGCTTTTGATGCAATAGATGAAAAACAACTCAATGATTGTTTATTGGCAATAGATGAATTTCATCACGTATCCGTAGATGGTGATAATAAATTAGGATTGGTTTTAAGTAGTGTAATGGAAAAATCTACTGCACACGTAGTTGCAATGACTGGTTCTTTCTTTAGAGGAGATTCTGTACCAATTTTATTACCAGAAGATGAAGCAAAGTTTACTAAAGTAAAGTACGATTATTACCAACAACTAAATGGCTATAATTATTTAAAATCATTAGGTATTGGGTATCACTTCTATCAAGGGAAATATACTTCTGCTATTCACGAGATATTAGATGAAAACAAAAAAACAATAATTCATATACCAAGTGTAAATTCTGGAGAGTCTGAAAAAGATAAATATGAAGAAGTGAATAGAATTGTAGATGGTTTAGGTGAATTAGACTATCAAGACCCAGATACAGGTGTTTTATATGTAATAAGTAATGCTACAGGTAAAACGTTAAAGATTGCAGATTTAGTTCACGATAATCAAAAGGATAGAGATAAAATACAAGAATATTTACGTAATGTAACAAGTGTAGATGATATAGATATTATCATAGCATTAGGTATGGCAAAAGAAGGGTTTGATTGGCCATATTGCGAACACGCTTTAACGGTTGGTTATAGAGGTTCATTAACAGAAATTATTCAAATTATAGGTAGAGCAACAAGAGATAGTGAAAATAAATCACATTCTCAGTTTACCAATTTAATAGCACAACCAGATGCAGAAGATGACTTAGTAAAATTATCAGTAAATAATATGCTAAAAGCTATTACAGCATCATTGTTAATGGAGCAAGTGTTAGCACCTAATTTTAAATTTAAACCAAAATTTCCAGACGAAGATGATGATAATTCAGAAGATGACGATGATACTATAAAAATAAATGGCTTTAAGTTACCAAGTTCACAAAGAGCAAAAGATATTATTGAAAGTGATATTAATGACTTGAAAGCAAAAATAATGCAAGATGATACAATGCTAAAGGCAATGCCTGGTAATGTAGACCCAGAAGTTATTAATAAAGTATTGATACCTAAAATTATTAAAGAAACCTATCCAGACTTATCTGATGAAGAAGTAGAATCAGTACGTCAACACGTAGTAGTGGATTCTGTTGTTAAAAATGGTACTATTGAAGAAGTAGGCGATAAACGCTTTATTCGTATGGCAGATAGTTTTGTAAATATTGATGATATTAATATTGATTTAATAGATACAATCAATCCATTTCAGAAGGCATTTGAAATATTATCTAAATCAGTAACAGCATCAGTATTTAAAGCAATCCAAGAAACTATTGATGCTACAAGAATAACAATGACTGATGAGGAAGCAATTATATTGTGGCCTAAAATAAAAAACTGGATAGCAAAAACAGGAGAACAACCAAGTATTCAATCTTTCGACCCACAAGAAAGACGTTTAGCGGAAGCAATTATATTTTTAAAAGAGCAAAAGCGTAAAGCCCAAGCAAATGAGTAA